From Salminus brasiliensis chromosome 21, fSalBra1.hap2, whole genome shotgun sequence, a single genomic window includes:
- the LOC140542601 gene encoding amphoterin-induced protein 1-like yields the protein MCESVDSAGARRRTPYMLPPAGHCRAYACARVVLIVLLSVSLAAASICQGPCICASDIISCPQRNLSSPPMPLPRYVALLDLSFNSISRLRSDWTAVRLRSLHTLLLSHNSLHFLSPDAFVLVRRLRHLDLSSNVLTHLDEFVFEPLSHLEILMLYNNWIGQIDRMAFSGLLSLQKLYLSQNRLSRFPLELLKDRNRLDKLRLLDVSSNRIRALPLAELQVLPTWLKDSIYFHGNPLVCSCDLYSVLIGWQQRDLRPVSEFPDSLVCVQPWSPAGGAKASILQLHLQLNCSAVRVREQEGFLNQILILDCDTRYRGATKNWIAPPLANNSIVQPLPDGQLQVGPLRVEDSGEYRCLVEGEDMNETVVVMVRVHNSTQGFGDSLNTAYTTLGCCVLSVILVLCYLYLTPFPCYHSNHLAKTTHEDSFYTSSLSVTHTLGQQGESYVAFYEPKEQNGGIKREEDEGWTYEQDEMKQCSTSLDTYIRV from the coding sequence ATGTGCGAGTCAGTAGACAGTGCTGGGGCAAGAAGACGAACACCTTAcatgctgccccctgctggacacTGTAGGGCGTATGCCTGCGCGAGGGTGGTGCTCATTGTTCTGTTGTCCGTTAGTCTGGCAGCAGCGTCCATCTGTCAGGGCCCCTGCATCTGCGCCAGTGACATTATCAGCTGCCCCCAGAGGAACCTATCAAGTCCTCCCATGCCGCTGCCCCGCTACGTTGCCCTGCTGGACCTCAGCTTCAACAGTATCAGCCGCTTGCGCTCGGACTGGACTGCAGTGCGGCTCCGCAGTCTGCACACACTCCTGCTGAGCCACAACAGCCTACACTTCCTGTCCCCGGATGCGTTTGTGCTAGTGAGGAGACTGAGGCACCTGGACCTGTCCTCAAATGTTTTAACGCACCTGGATGAGTTTGTCTTTGAGCCACTGTCACACCTGGAGATTTTGATGCTCTACAACAACTGGATCGGTCAGATTGACCGGATGGCGTTTTCCGGGCTGCTGAGCCTGCAGAAGCTTTACCTGAGCCAGAATCGGCTCAGCCGCTTCCCTCTGGAGCTGCTCAAGGATCGGAACCGTCTGGACAAGCTCCGGTTACTGGATGTCTCATCGAATCGAATCAGAGCCCTGCCCCTAGCTGAGCTGCAGGTACTTCCTACCTGGCTGAAGGACAGCATCTACTTTCACGGCAACCCATTGGTCTGCAGCTGCGATCTGTACAGCGTCCTGATTGGCTGGCAGCAGCGAGATCTACGCCCAGTTTCCgaattcccagacagtcttgtATGTGTGCAGCCATGGTCACCTGCGGGTGGAGCCAAAGCCAgcatcctgcagctccacctgcAACTGAACTGCAGTGCAGTCCGAGTTCGGGAACAGGAGGGTTTTCTAAACCAGATCCTCATCCTGGACTGTGATACGCGCTACAGGGGTGCAACAAAGAACTGGATAGCGCCCCCGCTGGCCAACAACAGCATTGTGCAGCCATTGCCAGATGGGCAGCTGCAGGTGGGGCCGCTGCGGGTGGAGGATTCAGGGGAGTACAGGTGTTTAGTGGAGGGTGAGGATATGAATGAGACAGTGGTGGTAATGGTAAGGGTCCATAACTCCACTCAAGGTTTTGGCGACAGCCTGAACACAGCCTACACCACACTGGGTTGCTGCGTGCTCAGCGTCATTCTTGTACTGTGCTACCTCTACCTCACACCCTTCCCCTGttatcacagcaaccacttggccaAAACAACCCATGAAGACAGCTTCTACACCTCCAGCCTGAGTGTTACACACACGCTTGGACAGCAGGGGGAGTCGTatgtggccttctatgagcctaAAGAGCAGAATGGTGGCATAAAAAGAGAGGAGGATGAAGGGTGGACGTATGAACAAGACGAGATGAAGCAGTGCTCCACCAGCTTGGACACGTACATCAGGGTATAA